In the Terriglobia bacterium genome, GCACAAATAACGGAGATCCAACGCCTGGAGAAATTCTCGTGAGCCGTGCCTGCGGAAACGAGCTAATCTGGTACAAACAATGAGATCGCAGGTCGAATTTCGCACGGTCTCGATTCCAGCAGGCGGCGGGTCCATCAATGGCGATTTGAATCTCTGCCTGGACAGCCGATCTCTTGTCCTCTTTGCGCATGGAAGCGGGAGCAGCCGTCACAGTCCACGAAACAAATATGTCGCGCAGGCTTTGAACCGCGGCGGATTTTCTACGCTCCTTCTGGATTTGCTCACCGGCAGCGAAGAATCCCGCGATCAACGCAGCGCACAATTGAGGTTCAACATCGGCTTGCTGTCCGGCCGCCTGGTGGCGGCCACGGACTGGCTCCGCATGCATCTGGCTGAGGAAACTCAACACATCGGCTATTTCGGAGCGAGCACCGGAGCCGCTGCCGCCTTGGTTGCGGCCGCCGAGCGGCCCAAACTCATCGAAGCGATTGTTTCACGCGGCGGACGGCCGGATCTGGCCGGATCATCGCTCTCCGCCGTGCGCGCTCCAACCTTACTCATTGTCGGAGAGCTCGACGATGCCGTCATCGAGCTGAACCGGCGCGCCGCTATCGAACTTCGAGCGCTGCATAAACTGAAGATTATTCCGGGCGCAACTCATCTCTTTCAGGAACCCGGCGCGCTGGAAGAAGTAGCTGGCCTCGCACGGCGCTGGTTTGGACAACATCTCCTGAATCGCGAGACCGGCGCGGCCTAGCCCGGGCTGATGGCCGTTCAGGCCACGTCTGAGTTGCGGCCGCGCTCGCAGAGCTGGCGGACAATCGGGGCGAGGCGGGCTGCGATGAGAAACTGGTGATTGGCGCGGGCGAGTTCCAGCAGTTCCGTCAGCGCCGGCAAAAGCGTCCGCTCGTCCGCCGCTTCAGGTGACTTGATGTAGTCCAGAATAGTCACCACACATTCGACAAGGCGCGGATTTTCATCCGGCGGCATCGCCTCGATCGCCAGTTGAACCGTGCGTTCCAGGATCTCAAGTGAAAACCGATCCATGAATTGTTACCTCTCCGAAGGCTAAAGCAGACGAAGCATGCATGTTGCCACAATATCGACCCGAACAGTTGGATGAAATTTCCGGCTTCTGCCCGGAGCTGTCAACCGGCGGCAGCGCTCCGTTCCAAACTGATTTTCAGTAAAACTACGGCCCGCCGGATCGAACAATTCTGGAAGTGCCCGCCGATCGAGAGGAACCGCCGTTCCTTTTGTGGCAGCCGCCGTCTCACACAATATGAACTCAAATAAGACGATTTTAGGAGGAAGTATGCACGTTTCATCCAGACTTACCATCAGGCAAGTGCTGGCCGTCGCGGTGTTCCTTACGCTGGCCGGCGCCGGCTCTCCCAGGCTGCAGGCTCAGAGCTGTCCTGAGACGCTGCGGGAGAAACCCACGGCGCCTCAGGCAGAGAGCTGCTGCCCGGTGGATCCGAAAGATGTGAAAAAAGCCCAGAAAGAGGCCGATCACGAGGGGCATGAAGCGGCCATGGCCTGCAAAAAGCAGCAGCAGGCTGCCATGAAAGCTCAGCACAAGATAGATAAAGCCTATGCGAAGGGAAATCACAAAGTAGAGGCGGCGAACGCCAAGTTAGAGAAGGAGAAAGGAGAATCGGCGGAAGCGAACGCCAAGCTGGAATCGCTGCAGGGATCCAACGAACAAGCCGCGGCAATCACACCTAAAGCCGACGACAATGAATCCATTATGAGATCGAAGCCGCAGCCCGAACCTGCACCGATGGCGCCGTCGATGCCGGCTCCGGCAACACCTCAACCCAGCATAAACAGCGAGACACCGAGTACTCCTGAAGCGGCACCGGTGCCTGCACCGGTACCCGCACCTGAGCCGAAGGCAAGCCAGCCGATGTCCCAGGAAACCAAGCCTACAGAATTGCCCAGGACCGCCAGCGGGCTCGAGTTGCTCGGACTGGTCGGCTTGGCGTCCTCGATCTCGGGATACGTGGCACGGCGCTTCCGCAGCTGACCGTGATCCTCGGATAGAGCACCGTGAGGCCGGCCTGCAACCAGGCCCGCCTCACCAGGAGATCTGGTAGTTCAGATCGGAAAAACACAAATGCAAGTACATCGGATTTGGATCATATTGGGGTTCGCACTCTTCCTGGCAGTGGCAGCTCGGGCGGACAAGGTAACATCCGACTACGATCATTCGGTCGATTTTTCAAAGTACAAGACATTCATGTGGATCAGGGAACCTCAGCCGCCGAATCCGCTGATGAAAGATCGGATCATGGGTTCTGTCAATGACGAGCTGACAGCCAGGGGAATGCGGCAGGTCGACGAAGGCGCCGACCTGGGGGTTGGGGCAAACCTTGCAACTGAGGAGAGACATACCTGGGAAACCTACTACACCGATTCCGGCTGGGGATGGGATTGGGGAGGAGCCGGGTGGTCGACGACAGAAATGAGAACCTATGATGTTGGAACGCTGTCTGTGGAGTTGTTCGATAGCGAAACCCACAAGCTGATCTGGCAGGGCGTTGGAGTCGACGAAGTCGCTTCGAAGCCGGCAAAACAAACCAGGGAGAATGACAAACAAATAGAAAAGATGTTCAAACACTATCCTGGATTCGCACGTTAGTTCACTTCCCTCCTTCATTTCCGGAAGAGTGCCGCTGGCAACGGCCCTCTTCCACTCTTTTATTCATAACCTTCATGATTTCGCCAAAGGCGAGACGAAGTTTCTTATGGCTTTGAGCAGTTCCTTGCATTCGATGGGCTTCATGAGGCAAGAGGCGGCATGCAGTTCGCCGGCTTTCTGCTGGGCTCCGGCGTGACCGGAAATGATGATCACAGGAGTGCTTTCGAAGTGGTTTGCCCGTATTTCTTTGAGAAACTGTTCCCCGTCCATCCTGGGCATCATCATGTCCACCAGAATCAACCCGGGCTGTGTACCTTCCCGAAGCTGGCGAAGAGCATCGAGGCCATCAGCCGCGACCTCGACATGATAGCCCTCGCTTTCAATGATCATTTTCATGAGTTCGCGAATGTCGGAATCGTCTTCGACAATCATGACTGTCCCATTATTCGTTTTCATAGTGTCCTTGTATTCGGCAATTCGACACTGAACGTCGTGCCTTCCTTCGGCCTGCTCTCCACCTTAAGGGTTCCGCCGAGGCCCTCGACAATCGTGCGTGAAATGAACAGCCCCAGTCCGAGACCGCCGTAGTTGCGAGTCGACACACCCCGCTCAAATGGCTTGAACAAACGGCTCAGCATTTCCGGCTGAATGCCAATACCATGGTCCTGAACCCGAAGAACGGACCGGCCCTGCTGTTCACGCACGGTTATAGCGATCGGTTTCCCTTCGCCGAATTTGATGGCGTTTGACAGAAGATTGGCTGCCACCTCTGCCAGGCCTTCTCTGTCCCACTGTCCCACCAGGCGGCCTTCCACAACGATCGAGAGCGCAGAATGGCTGCGGGCGAGCTCGGCGGAAAGGTTGCTTGCAGCCTCCCGCACAACATCACCGAGATCCACTTCTTGAAGGTTGAAACGGATTGGCCCGGTCTGGATTTTTCCGAGATCCAGAAGTTCGTTGACGAAACGTCCGAGGCGGCGGTCTTCGCGTTCAATGATTGCGAGCAGTTTTGATGTCTCCGAGGCCTGCGATTTACCGGCAAGGAGTGCCTGCACAGCGATATGGATCGATGTGATCGGCCCACGGATTTCGTGTGCTGCGATCGTCAGGAATTCATCTCTCGCCTTGAGTGCTTCCCGAGCCTTGCCGTAAAGCATCGCGTTCTCGACTGAAAGAGCGGCCCTGTGCGCTACCGTCTCCGCGAATTCCAGGTCGGCTTGCCGGTAACTGGTCAGGGCGGGCCCGATAAAAGTCATAGCGCCCGCAACAGCTTCTTTGACCACCAGTGGCACAGCCATGCACGGACGGGCGCCGGCGGAATAGATGGCGGGGTGCCCCGCCAGTACGGTGGTTTGAAATTCAGGACTGCACAGATCGGAACCCTCCCGGGACACGAAAAGAAGGCGTCTCGGTTGTCCATCTCCGATAAGGTCGATGGCGCAGCCGTCACCCAGAAAAGGAACGGAGAGGTGGGCGACGCTGTCCAGCGCGGGTTCAACATCGAGAGAACTCAACAGCCGTGTGGCATCCGCCAGAAACAAAGCCCGGCGGAGGAGTGTTTCGCGTTCAGTAACATCACGGAAGCTCCATACCCTCCCCGCGATTTGCTCACCGATTCGCTGCGGCCTGGAGTAACGTTCGAACACCCGGCCGTCTTTGAAGTGCTGGACATCGAAGCTCTCCTGTTCCGGATGGAGATAAAGCTCGCGGGTGCTGCGCATGAACTGGTCCGGATTCTCGAGCTGGTCGCAGACATAGTTCAGAAGCTTTTCGTCATCGTGCTCCCGGGCCAGATCTTGCGGTATGCGCCACAGTGAAAGGAATCTCTGGTTAAACACGCTGATGAGGCTCTTGTCGTTGACGACGAGAAGACCGTCCGCCGTGGCTTCAATCGTCGCTTCGAGCAGCGAGCGCACCCGTTGCAGGTTCGCCATCGCGTCTTTGAGTTCCGTGATGTCCAGGCAGCAGCCGGCCATGCGGACAGCACGGCCGTCCTTGTCCCTGACGATGTCACCTCGTGTTTGAAGGACGCGCGTGCTGCCGTCTCCACGGACGATGCGATGCTCATAGACAAATGGCGTCCCGTTCCTCAAAGCGTCGAAAATGACGCCTTTCGTATGTTCGAGATCGTCCGGATGAACGCGCTCGAGGAATGCTTCGTAGGTTCCGGCGAATTGGCCGGGCGGCACGCCATAGATGCGGTGAAGCTCGTCGGACCAGGTCACAGCATTGGACGCCATATCCCACTCGAAGCTGCCGATGTGCGCCATGCGCTGCGCCTGAGCAAGCAGCGCTTCGCTTCGAGCCAGGCGATCTTGAGTCGCACGCTGTTCCGTCACGTCAAAAGCAGCGGCGATGCAGCCGGCTACCGATTCATTTTCATCCTTCAACTGTTCGACAAATACTTCGTACCATCGATCACGCAACTTGTAGTGAAACGATTGAGGTTTTCCGGCCATCGCGGCTCGGTGATATGCGAGCACTCTATTGGCGGGATCTTCCGTACCTACGACATCCGAAATCAACATGCCCACCCGTGCGCGTGGCTCCATGTTGTTTGTGAGCCGGCCCGTCACATACGTCAGGCGTAGATCGCGATCGGTAGTCCACATTGCACCCGGCAGCTGCCGGCACAACATGAGAATGAATCCGTCACGCTCGGCGGCCCGCCGCTTCGCCATCTACACCTCTCCCATCTACGGTTCTGCAATGTGTGAATGCAATCGGCTGTCCTCCATCTCAAGCTCAAGACATCGAGCAACGGCGGCAGGTAATAATTGCGGACTCCATAGGTACATTTGCGG is a window encoding:
- a CDS encoding response regulator, which gives rise to MKTNNGTVMIVEDDSDIRELMKMIIESEGYHVEVAADGLDALRQLREGTQPGLILVDMMMPRMDGEQFLKEIRANHFESTPVIIISGHAGAQQKAGELHAASCLMKPIECKELLKAIRNFVSPLAKS
- a CDS encoding DUF4136 domain-containing protein, translated to MQVHRIWIILGFALFLAVAARADKVTSDYDHSVDFSKYKTFMWIREPQPPNPLMKDRIMGSVNDELTARGMRQVDEGADLGVGANLATEERHTWETYYTDSGWGWDWGGAGWSTTEMRTYDVGTLSVELFDSETHKLIWQGVGVDEVASKPAKQTRENDKQIEKMFKHYPGFAR
- a CDS encoding dienelactone hydrolase family protein, whose protein sequence is MRSQVEFRTVSIPAGGGSINGDLNLCLDSRSLVLFAHGSGSSRHSPRNKYVAQALNRGGFSTLLLDLLTGSEESRDQRSAQLRFNIGLLSGRLVAATDWLRMHLAEETQHIGYFGASTGAAAALVAAAERPKLIEAIVSRGGRPDLAGSSLSAVRAPTLLIVGELDDAVIELNRRAAIELRALHKLKIIPGATHLFQEPGALEEVAGLARRWFGQHLLNRETGAA
- a CDS encoding ATP-binding protein gives rise to the protein MAKRRAAERDGFILMLCRQLPGAMWTTDRDLRLTYVTGRLTNNMEPRARVGMLISDVVGTEDPANRVLAYHRAAMAGKPQSFHYKLRDRWYEVFVEQLKDENESVAGCIAAAFDVTEQRATQDRLARSEALLAQAQRMAHIGSFEWDMASNAVTWSDELHRIYGVPPGQFAGTYEAFLERVHPDDLEHTKGVIFDALRNGTPFVYEHRIVRGDGSTRVLQTRGDIVRDKDGRAVRMAGCCLDITELKDAMANLQRVRSLLEATIEATADGLLVVNDKSLISVFNQRFLSLWRIPQDLAREHDDEKLLNYVCDQLENPDQFMRSTRELYLHPEQESFDVQHFKDGRVFERYSRPQRIGEQIAGRVWSFRDVTERETLLRRALFLADATRLLSSLDVEPALDSVAHLSVPFLGDGCAIDLIGDGQPRRLLFVSREGSDLCSPEFQTTVLAGHPAIYSAGARPCMAVPLVVKEAVAGAMTFIGPALTSYRQADLEFAETVAHRAALSVENAMLYGKAREALKARDEFLTIAAHEIRGPITSIHIAVQALLAGKSQASETSKLLAIIEREDRRLGRFVNELLDLGKIQTGPIRFNLQEVDLGDVVREAASNLSAELARSHSALSIVVEGRLVGQWDREGLAEVAANLLSNAIKFGEGKPIAITVREQQGRSVLRVQDHGIGIQPEMLSRLFKPFERGVSTRNYGGLGLGLFISRTIVEGLGGTLKVESRPKEGTTFSVELPNTRTL